A DNA window from Desulfatibacillum aliphaticivorans DSM 15576 contains the following coding sequences:
- a CDS encoding 3-hydroxyacyl-CoA dehydrogenase family protein: MDILRLTVLGAGVMGHGIAQKAAMSGIKTTLFDIDQTMLDKAQGVISKNIEKHFVGKGKITAEEGEEILGRLTTSTDLVAAAKEADMVIEAVPENLELKKSLFSKLDEICPEHAILATNTSVLPVTAIAGATKRPEKCIGTHFFNPAAVMKLVEVVLPVGVAEETVETVMNFCKQLGKVPVRVKDVPGFIVNRLLCPLYMEAAQIVLEGTATAEEVDTAMKLGAGHPMGPCELADFGGFDVIQMAQDSIYEYTHRESDRLNILYRKMLEAGRLGRKNGKGFYDYEADGTKKLFKLFQ; encoded by the coding sequence ATGGATATTTTAAGACTCACGGTATTAGGCGCAGGCGTCATGGGGCATGGCATCGCGCAAAAGGCGGCCATGTCGGGCATCAAGACCACCTTGTTCGACATTGATCAGACCATGCTGGACAAGGCCCAGGGCGTTATCTCGAAAAACATTGAAAAGCATTTTGTGGGCAAGGGGAAAATCACGGCGGAAGAGGGCGAGGAAATCCTAGGCCGTCTCACCACTTCCACGGACCTGGTCGCCGCCGCCAAAGAGGCGGACATGGTCATCGAGGCCGTGCCGGAAAACCTGGAGCTGAAAAAAAGCCTGTTTTCCAAGCTGGATGAAATCTGCCCGGAACATGCCATTCTGGCTACCAATACGTCGGTGCTGCCCGTAACCGCCATCGCCGGCGCCACCAAGCGCCCGGAAAAATGCATCGGGACGCATTTTTTCAATCCCGCCGCGGTCATGAAGCTGGTGGAAGTGGTCCTGCCCGTGGGCGTGGCTGAAGAAACCGTGGAAACGGTCATGAACTTCTGCAAGCAGTTGGGCAAGGTTCCGGTCCGGGTCAAGGACGTGCCAGGATTCATCGTCAACCGCCTCTTGTGCCCCTTATATATGGAAGCCGCCCAGATCGTCCTGGAAGGCACGGCCACGGCCGAGGAAGTGGACACGGCCATGAAGCTGGGCGCCGGACATCCCATGGGCCCCTGCGAACTGGCCGATTTCGGCGGCTTCGACGTCATCCAGATGGCTCAGGACAGCATCTACGAATACACCCATCGCGAAAGCGATCGCTTGAACATTCTGTACCGCAAAATGCTGGAAGCAGGCAGGCTGGGCCGGAAGAACGGCAAGGGCTTCTACGATTACGAAGCCGACGGAACCAAAAAGCTCTTCAAACTTTTCCAATAA
- a CDS encoding PHP-associated domain-containing protein: MEFDLHIHTNRFSGCSNIDPGEVIARALAAGLDGIALTEHGIRWPDGEIEKLLDQCGEKKLIVLPGEEAACYSSRGEFQGEFLVFGHPKSLGSALSVEALVERVHESGGVVVAAHPFKRARRGNAYYGCGDNAGKYDLDGMETLHPSYDEEGLEKAWALCQSAGLASIGGSDAHAPEQIGKVRTVFERPIQSLEDLCREIREGRSRAAIAKDNGEIK; this comes from the coding sequence ATGGAATTCGATCTTCACATACACACCAACCGGTTTTCCGGGTGCAGCAACATTGACCCCGGAGAAGTGATCGCAAGGGCGCTGGCCGCAGGCCTTGACGGCATCGCCCTGACTGAGCACGGAATCCGTTGGCCGGACGGAGAGATCGAAAAATTGCTGGATCAATGCGGAGAGAAAAAGCTCATTGTCCTGCCAGGAGAAGAAGCCGCCTGCTACTCCTCCCGGGGGGAATTCCAGGGCGAGTTCCTGGTGTTCGGGCATCCAAAAAGCCTTGGCTCCGCATTGAGCGTGGAAGCCCTGGTGGAGCGCGTTCATGAGTCCGGCGGCGTGGTAGTCGCCGCCCATCCGTTCAAACGGGCGCGTCGTGGAAACGCCTATTACGGGTGCGGCGACAACGCGGGAAAATACGACCTGGACGGCATGGAAACCCTGCATCCTTCCTATGATGAAGAAGGCCTGGAAAAAGCCTGGGCTCTTTGCCAATCCGCCGGATTGGCGTCCATAGGGGGCAGCGACGCCCATGCACCCGAGCAGATCGGGAAGGTGCGCACCGTGTTTGAGCGGCCTATACAAAGCCTGGAAGATCTCTGCAGGGAGATCCGGGAGGGGAGGTCCAGGGCGGCGATTGCAAAAGACAATGGCGAAATCAAATAG
- a CDS encoding thiolase family protein, translated as MKEVYLVDGVRTAIGRMGGSLSMFRPEELAAFALKGLIEKTGIDPSIVDDVLVGHACTNNAAVNIARWAALKAGFPYSVPAQTVERQCGSALQTINSAAANIKAGFGEVYIAGGCESWSNQPYLMERQKQPFSLVPPKYITRQVGPTEETDAPMGIVAEILADEFGVSREEQDAFGLRSQTRAIQAIKEGYFKEEIVPVKVPQRKGDPIIFDQDEHPRETNPEKLAKLRPAFKKDGTVTAGTSSGLNDGAVANLVASQEKCEELSLKPLARFVSCALGAREPKYMGVAPVIAMEKALVNAGLTMADMDVVECNEAFASQTLAVMKSLKKNGHEFDEEKWNPNGGAIAFGHPNGMSGGRLALAVVHQLKRIQGRYGMATLCIGGGQGIAAIFERI; from the coding sequence ATGAAAGAAGTTTACTTGGTGGACGGAGTCAGAACGGCCATCGGCAGGATGGGCGGCTCCTTGTCCATGTTCCGGCCGGAGGAACTGGCCGCATTCGCCCTGAAGGGGCTCATAGAAAAAACAGGCATTGACCCGTCCATTGTGGACGACGTGCTGGTCGGGCATGCCTGCACGAATAACGCGGCGGTGAACATCGCCAGATGGGCGGCGCTGAAGGCGGGCTTTCCGTACTCCGTGCCGGCCCAGACTGTGGAAAGGCAATGCGGCTCCGCGCTCCAGACCATCAATTCCGCGGCCGCCAACATCAAGGCCGGCTTCGGCGAGGTGTACATCGCCGGAGGGTGTGAATCCTGGAGCAATCAGCCTTATCTCATGGAGCGCCAAAAGCAGCCTTTCTCCCTGGTTCCGCCCAAGTATATCACCCGGCAGGTGGGACCCACCGAGGAAACCGATGCGCCCATGGGCATTGTGGCTGAGATCCTGGCCGACGAGTTCGGCGTTTCCCGCGAGGAGCAGGACGCCTTCGGGCTGCGCAGCCAGACCCGGGCCATCCAGGCCATCAAGGAGGGATATTTCAAGGAGGAAATCGTTCCCGTGAAAGTCCCGCAAAGAAAAGGCGATCCCATCATTTTCGACCAGGACGAGCATCCCCGGGAGACCAACCCCGAGAAGCTGGCCAAGCTGCGTCCAGCCTTTAAAAAAGACGGAACCGTCACCGCCGGAACTTCTTCGGGCCTGAACGACGGCGCCGTGGCCAACTTGGTCGCATCCCAGGAAAAATGCGAGGAATTGAGCTTAAAGCCCCTGGCCCGCTTTGTCTCCTGCGCCCTTGGCGCCCGGGAGCCCAAATACATGGGCGTGGCGCCGGTCATTGCCATGGAAAAAGCCTTGGTTAACGCAGGACTCACCATGGCCGACATGGACGTGGTGGAGTGCAACGAGGCTTTCGCCTCCCAGACCCTGGCCGTCATGAAAAGCCTCAAGAAAAACGGCCACGAGTTTGACGAGGAAAAATGGAATCCCAACGGCGGCGCCATTGCTTTCGGCCATCCCAACGGCATGTCCGGCGGCAGGCTGGCCCTGGCCGTTGTGCATCAGTTGAAGCGCATCCAGGGCCGTTACGGCATGGCCACGCTGTGCATCGGCGGAGGCCAGGGAATCGCCGCCATCTTCGAAAGAATATAG
- a CDS encoding Zn-ribbon domain-containing OB-fold protein, producing MNQKNTDTEQICVPMTVDVPYRFAAGKYMARFLTELRDNGRFVGIKCPSCNRVQMPPRVVCAACHVKNDEWVELSSEGTMVGFTIMYLPLTDPTTGKPHEPPFVYGSVRLDGSDSTVEHMVNVEPDLDKVWVGMRMKVVLRDREERIGDLSDIIHFEPLPGQKRPQ from the coding sequence ATGAATCAGAAAAATACGGATACCGAACAAATATGCGTCCCCATGACCGTGGACGTCCCGTACCGGTTTGCGGCGGGCAAGTACATGGCCAGGTTTTTGACGGAGCTTAGGGATAACGGCCGCTTTGTGGGCATCAAGTGCCCTTCCTGCAACCGGGTTCAGATGCCTCCCCGGGTGGTGTGCGCGGCATGCCACGTGAAAAATGACGAGTGGGTGGAGCTGTCCTCCGAAGGTACGATGGTCGGATTTACCATCATGTACCTTCCTTTGACGGATCCCACCACGGGAAAGCCCCACGAACCGCCCTTTGTGTACGGGTCGGTCAGGCTGGACGGTTCGGACTCCACCGTGGAGCACATGGTCAACGTAGAGCCGGACCTGGACAAAGTCTGGGTGGGCATGCGGATGAAAGTGGTCTTGCGGGACAGGGAAGAGCGCATTGGGGATTTGAGCGACATCATACATTTTGAACCTCTTCCGGGCCAGAAAAGGCCGCAGTAA
- a CDS encoding metallophosphoesterase family protein, whose translation MAKSNSPAVRLGVFSDTHGNARYMQEALQNLGPFNMIIHLGDGVREGRELAKQWGLPFMGVRGNEDYGALAPMDDDISFHGFKVFMMHGHQMEINPYQDAETWDRHYKEMAQRAARNSADIFLFGHTHKPVLKNQEGVLICNPGDHYLGSSFPPGFIELVIEPRKAAAVLFLRKSAGRWIESAREELHSQTADEAVGE comes from the coding sequence ATGGCGAAATCAAATAGTCCGGCCGTGCGCCTTGGCGTGTTTTCGGACACCCACGGCAATGCGCGGTACATGCAGGAGGCGCTGCAGAATCTCGGGCCGTTTAACATGATCATCCATCTTGGGGATGGGGTCCGGGAAGGCCGGGAATTGGCCAAACAATGGGGACTGCCTTTCATGGGGGTGCGCGGCAATGAGGATTACGGCGCTCTGGCCCCCATGGACGACGACATATCCTTTCACGGATTCAAGGTCTTCATGATGCACGGGCATCAGATGGAAATCAATCCGTACCAGGACGCCGAGACCTGGGATCGGCATTATAAGGAAATGGCCCAAAGGGCCGCACGAAACAGCGCCGATATTTTTCTTTTCGGTCACACGCACAAACCGGTTTTGAAGAATCAGGAGGGGGTTCTTATCTGCAATCCGGGAGACCATTATCTGGGATCTTCCTTTCCTCCCGGATTTATCGAACTGGTAATCGAACCCCGCAAAGCGGCGGCGGTTTTGTTTTTACGTAAATCCGCCGGGCGATGGATTGAAAGCGCCCGGGAGGAGTTGCACAGCCAAACGGCGGACGAAGCGGTTGGCGAGTAA
- a CDS encoding Zn-ribbon domain-containing OB-fold protein, with product MESKSVQAPFEVDQHITAHSNYFVGKMGSKFYIALRDSKEILGVRCKTCSKVLWPPRETCGRCFSLLTEDDLVKIGPGGSVVSFTRVHYNEPIHPDVDAPLVYAVIQLDGADSGMTHLIGRVDPDQIEIGMRVTPVFIENRKGNILDIVYFKPE from the coding sequence ATGGAAAGTAAATCCGTCCAAGCTCCATTTGAGGTGGATCAGCATATTACAGCCCACAGCAATTACTTCGTCGGAAAAATGGGCAGCAAGTTCTATATCGCCCTTAGGGACTCCAAGGAAATCCTGGGCGTCCGGTGCAAGACCTGCTCCAAAGTGCTTTGGCCGCCCCGGGAAACCTGCGGCCGCTGCTTTTCTCTGCTTACGGAAGACGATTTGGTGAAAATCGGCCCGGGCGGGAGCGTGGTTTCGTTCACCCGCGTGCATTACAATGAGCCCATCCATCCCGACGTGGACGCCCCCCTGGTTTACGCCGTGATTCAACTGGACGGGGCCGACTCCGGCATGACCCATCTGATCGGCCGGGTGGATCCCGACCAGATTGAGATCGGCATGCGCGTGACCCCGGTCTTCATAGAAAACAGAAAGGGCAACATTCTGGACATTGTGTATTTCAAGCCGGAATAA
- a CDS encoding acyl-CoA dehydrogenase family protein: MEFAFSREQLMFKKEVLNFAKKEIAPRAQEHDLKGEFDLESFKKMADFGILGLHFPEEYGGSGADVITTALAGEALAEGGADSGFLLAYGAHTFLCGDTIFRNAAEEQRKKYIPKICSGEMIGCMGVTEPDAGSDMASMKTTAEKAGDKYILNGSKMFITNGPIADVAVVYAKTDPTAKHAGVSAFIVEKGTPGFSAGPPLKKMGVRTSLTSELIFADCEVPAENLLGKEGDGFKMASQTVEWDRSVLLAPTVGSVAYLINKCSRYAKDRIQFDHPIAEYQAVKRKLAELKIFEEAARSLVYRIAWAKDQGQPLNHLYASVAKLFIGDWSMAPMNDAVTLHGGYGYCQEYDVERVFRDGRLAAIGGGTSDIQRMIISRMI, translated from the coding sequence ATGGAATTCGCGTTTTCCCGTGAACAACTCATGTTCAAAAAAGAAGTGCTTAATTTCGCCAAAAAGGAAATCGCCCCCAGGGCCCAGGAACACGACCTCAAAGGAGAATTCGACCTGGAATCCTTTAAGAAAATGGCGGACTTCGGAATCCTGGGACTGCATTTTCCCGAAGAATACGGCGGAAGCGGCGCCGACGTCATCACCACGGCCCTGGCCGGAGAGGCGCTGGCTGAAGGCGGGGCCGACTCGGGCTTTTTGCTGGCCTACGGCGCCCATACCTTTTTATGCGGCGACACCATTTTCAGGAACGCCGCGGAGGAGCAGCGGAAAAAATACATTCCCAAAATCTGCTCCGGCGAGATGATCGGATGCATGGGCGTGACCGAGCCCGACGCCGGCTCGGACATGGCTTCCATGAAGACCACCGCCGAAAAGGCCGGCGATAAATACATATTGAACGGCAGCAAGATGTTCATTACCAACGGCCCCATTGCCGACGTGGCCGTGGTCTACGCCAAGACCGACCCCACGGCCAAGCACGCCGGGGTTTCGGCTTTTATTGTGGAAAAGGGAACTCCGGGCTTCTCGGCCGGGCCTCCCTTGAAAAAAATGGGCGTGCGCACCTCGTTGACTTCGGAGCTGATTTTCGCTGATTGCGAAGTTCCCGCGGAAAACCTCCTGGGCAAGGAAGGGGACGGCTTTAAAATGGCCTCCCAGACCGTGGAGTGGGACAGAAGCGTGCTCCTGGCGCCCACCGTGGGATCGGTAGCCTACCTAATTAACAAGTGCTCCCGCTACGCCAAGGACCGCATCCAGTTCGACCACCCCATCGCCGAATACCAGGCTGTCAAGCGCAAGCTGGCCGAGTTGAAAATATTCGAAGAAGCCGCCCGCTCCCTGGTGTACCGCATCGCCTGGGCCAAGGACCAGGGCCAGCCCCTGAACCATCTTTACGCCTCCGTGGCCAAACTCTTCATCGGCGACTGGAGCATGGCCCCCATGAACGACGCGGTCACCCTTCACGGCGGATACGGCTACTGCCAGGAATACGACGTGGAACGGGTTTTCCGGGACGGCCGTTTGGCCGCCATCGGCGGGGGAACTTCGGATATTCAAAGGATGATTATCAGCCGCATGATCTGA
- a CDS encoding thiolase C-terminal domain-containing protein translates to MKRNVAIIGGGQTYHAARRHDVDQGEMVNEAVRAALKDAQMTMDDIDAVFLGNMEFFEGTHLTDCWLAGSAGAYGKPGMKITTGGTVGATIIGAGMHHIAAGLFDRVLCIGFEKQEEGDTGAILSGVAHPLYGRSMAGAAVGYFAMMGTSYMAAWGAKEEHAAMVAVKARQNARKNQYAHLKLDITIEDALNSRMLAYPVRMLDMCPASNGACAVILGDEKTAKDRCKKPVWIRAMDTAHNEQFEIDWRNVTLTKPIFSTACAARMYKRLGVDDPKKYFDVFEIYEPATWAEMVWYEDLGLCGRGEGFKLMEEGATAIDGPIPVNPSGGVLSTNCIGASAMLRVWEAALQIRGDAGGHQVPNEVNRALATAYGGTNWTVMTALSSSTED, encoded by the coding sequence ATGAAACGCAATGTGGCCATAATCGGCGGCGGCCAAACTTATCATGCCGCCCGCAGGCACGACGTGGACCAGGGCGAGATGGTCAACGAAGCCGTACGGGCCGCCCTTAAAGACGCCCAGATGACCATGGACGACATCGACGCGGTGTTTTTGGGCAACATGGAATTTTTCGAGGGCACCCACCTGACCGACTGCTGGCTGGCCGGCTCTGCAGGAGCTTACGGCAAGCCCGGCATGAAGATCACCACGGGCGGCACCGTGGGCGCCACCATCATCGGCGCGGGCATGCATCATATAGCTGCGGGTCTTTTTGACAGGGTTTTGTGCATAGGCTTTGAAAAGCAGGAGGAAGGGGACACAGGCGCCATCCTGAGCGGCGTGGCCCATCCTTTGTACGGACGCTCCATGGCCGGCGCGGCCGTGGGATACTTCGCCATGATGGGAACTTCCTACATGGCCGCCTGGGGCGCCAAGGAAGAGCACGCGGCCATGGTCGCAGTCAAAGCCCGGCAGAACGCCCGCAAGAACCAATACGCTCATCTGAAGCTGGATATCACCATAGAAGACGCTTTGAACTCCCGCATGCTGGCTTATCCGGTCCGGATGCTGGATATGTGCCCGGCCTCCAACGGCGCCTGCGCTGTTATTCTGGGGGACGAAAAAACTGCCAAGGATCGCTGCAAAAAGCCTGTCTGGATTCGGGCCATGGACACCGCCCATAACGAACAGTTTGAAATCGACTGGCGGAATGTCACCCTGACCAAGCCCATCTTTTCCACGGCTTGCGCGGCCAGGATGTACAAAAGGCTGGGCGTGGACGATCCCAAAAAATATTTCGACGTGTTCGAAATTTACGAGCCGGCGACCTGGGCGGAAATGGTCTGGTACGAAGACCTGGGCCTGTGCGGCCGAGGCGAGGGCTTCAAGCTCATGGAGGAAGGCGCCACGGCCATTGACGGCCCCATCCCTGTGAATCCTTCGGGCGGAGTCTTGTCCACAAACTGCATCGGCGCTTCCGCCATGCTGCGCGTTTGGGAGGCGGCCCTGCAAATTCGGGGCGACGCCGGAGGCCATCAGGTTCCCAATGAGGTCAATCGGGCTTTGGCCACGGCATACGGCGGGACCAACTGGACCGTCATGACCGCTTTGTCGAGTTCCACCGAGGATTAA
- a CDS encoding enoyl-CoA hydratase/isomerase family protein → MEFEDIRVEKADGIAVITIDRPKVLNAIRYVTMLEIDKALDDIEEDESIRVLVITGAGDKAFISGGDISIMARGRGYVETLTETPKGQAVCTRIEHFPKPVIARINGFALGGGTEVALSCDIRIAVEHAIMGLPEIKLGIIPGYGGTQRLPRLVGMGKAKELIMTGDHISAMEALNIGLVNHVVPKEELDVLVSKMAGKIASKSPIALHMAKASINNGVQADLRTGLDYEARCFSLCFGSEDRVEGTNAFMEKRKPKFTGR, encoded by the coding sequence ATGGAATTTGAAGATATCAGAGTGGAAAAGGCGGACGGAATCGCCGTCATCACCATTGACCGGCCCAAGGTTCTCAACGCCATTCGCTACGTGACCATGCTGGAGATCGACAAGGCTCTGGACGACATCGAGGAAGACGAAAGCATCCGGGTGCTGGTGATCACCGGCGCCGGGGACAAAGCCTTTATCTCCGGCGGCGACATTTCCATCATGGCAAGGGGTCGCGGATACGTGGAAACCCTGACCGAAACGCCCAAGGGCCAGGCGGTCTGCACTCGGATCGAGCATTTTCCCAAGCCGGTCATCGCCCGGATCAACGGCTTCGCCCTGGGCGGAGGCACGGAAGTGGCCCTTTCGTGCGACATCCGCATCGCTGTGGAGCACGCCATTATGGGCCTGCCTGAAATCAAGCTGGGCATCATCCCGGGCTACGGGGGAACCCAGCGTCTGCCCCGGCTGGTTGGCATGGGCAAAGCCAAGGAGCTTATCATGACCGGCGATCACATCTCCGCCATGGAAGCCCTGAACATCGGGCTGGTGAACCACGTGGTCCCCAAAGAAGAGCTGGACGTTCTGGTTTCCAAGATGGCCGGTAAAATCGCCAGCAAAAGCCCCATCGCTTTGCACATGGCCAAGGCCTCCATCAATAACGGCGTGCAGGCCGATCTCAGGACCGGTCTGGATTATGAAGCCCGCTGCTTTTCCCTGTGCTTCGGCTCCGAAGACAGGGTGGAGGGCACCAACGCATTCATGGAGAAGCGCAAGCCCAAGTTCACGGGCCGTTAG
- a CDS encoding thiolase C-terminal domain-containing protein — protein MSDRVAIVGVAQTRFSPKRADANVAELAYEVIEKVLNDTGLSIEKDIDNTISCSHDIWDGQTISNIGITDVAGGHLRTEEKMAMDGSTAAYYGTVGILSGEYECTLLLAHTKMSQTNRHIVNNDAFEPIYSRQLGLDFTSAGALQARRYMHAHNLSREDTARVVMKNLGAAMANPLSCRFGYYGMDDVLSSEMEADPLTTMDIAPDVDGAVAMIVASESKAKKITDTPVWIQGLGSCYDDYFLGDRDLAECMALEKAAAQAYKMAGISNPVKDLDLIELSDEFSYQELLWLEGLGVCKPGEAAKLTESGFTSREGELPVNPSGGVLSGVPANVMGLNRVAEAALQLMGKAGERQVQNAKRAVAQGHTGFCGQHQCVIVLGNQ, from the coding sequence ATGTCTGACAGAGTTGCAATAGTCGGAGTCGCCCAAACGCGGTTCAGCCCCAAAAGGGCCGACGCCAACGTGGCTGAACTGGCCTACGAAGTCATTGAGAAGGTCCTGAACGACACGGGCCTTTCCATTGAAAAGGACATCGACAACACCATCAGCTGCTCCCACGACATCTGGGACGGCCAGACAATTTCCAATATCGGCATTACCGACGTGGCCGGCGGCCATCTTCGCACGGAAGAAAAAATGGCCATGGACGGCAGCACGGCGGCCTATTACGGCACCGTGGGAATCCTGTCCGGCGAATACGAATGCACCTTGCTGCTCGCCCACACCAAAATGTCCCAGACCAACCGGCACATCGTCAATAACGACGCCTTTGAGCCCATATACTCCCGTCAGTTGGGCCTGGACTTCACCTCCGCAGGCGCCTTGCAGGCCAGAAGGTACATGCACGCCCACAACCTTTCCAGGGAGGACACGGCCCGGGTGGTCATGAAAAATCTGGGCGCCGCCATGGCCAATCCGCTCTCCTGCCGGTTCGGTTATTACGGGATGGACGACGTGCTTTCCTCTGAAATGGAAGCCGATCCCCTGACCACCATGGACATCGCGCCGGACGTGGACGGCGCTGTGGCCATGATTGTCGCGTCCGAAAGCAAGGCGAAAAAGATTACGGATACGCCGGTCTGGATTCAAGGCCTGGGCTCCTGCTACGACGACTATTTTTTGGGAGACCGGGATCTTGCGGAATGCATGGCTTTGGAAAAAGCCGCAGCCCAGGCTTATAAAATGGCCGGGATAAGCAACCCCGTCAAAGACCTGGACTTGATCGAGCTGTCCGACGAATTTTCCTATCAGGAGCTTTTATGGCTGGAAGGCCTGGGCGTGTGCAAGCCCGGGGAAGCCGCCAAGCTGACCGAGTCCGGCTTTACCTCCAGGGAGGGAGAGCTCCCCGTAAATCCGTCCGGCGGCGTGCTTTCCGGAGTTCCCGCCAACGTCATGGGCCTCAACCGGGTGGCCGAGGCGGCGCTTCAGTTGATGGGCAAAGCGGGCGAGCGCCAGGTGCAAAACGCCAAACGCGCCGTCGCTCAGGGGCATACGGGATTTTGCGGACAACATCAATGCGTCATCGTGCTGGGAAACCAATAA
- a CDS encoding MaoC/PaaZ C-terminal domain-containing protein — protein MEKTYLEDYEVGEEFTSPARTMTEADIVNFAGMTGDWHPIHTNVEFASQTPFKERIAHGMLTLCLGSALIFRLGQYVALPKSFIAFYGMDKVRFVGPVKIHDTIKTTMKILALENKDEKRGIMVCENTISNQRDEAVVIYTTRALVGRRP, from the coding sequence ATGGAAAAAACCTATTTGGAAGATTACGAAGTCGGGGAAGAATTCACCTCTCCGGCCAGGACCATGACCGAAGCCGACATCGTTAATTTCGCAGGAATGACGGGCGACTGGCATCCTATCCACACCAACGTGGAATTCGCTTCCCAAACGCCGTTTAAAGAGCGAATCGCCCACGGCATGCTGACTTTGTGCCTGGGCAGCGCGCTCATATTCCGGTTGGGGCAGTACGTGGCCCTGCCGAAATCCTTTATCGCTTTTTACGGCATGGACAAGGTGCGGTTTGTGGGGCCGGTGAAGATTCACGACACCATTAAAACGACCATGAAAATCCTGGCCCTGGAGAACAAGGACGAAAAACGCGGGATCATGGTCTGCGAAAACACCATATCCAACCAGCGGGACGAAGCTGTGGTGATTTACACCACCCGGGCCTTGGTGGGGCGCAGGCCTTAG
- a CDS encoding acyl-CoA dehydrogenase family protein translates to MQYEFSQQSNELFGALESVISNLDIKDGQADDSLLRSAAASLASTGYLNLGLSEAGESPAMFKAMEAAAAASPSLYLKLEVSARVFGRVVARWGSDWQKEKILSPLLFGELLGTLALSEESLNVDNDPLQTMGEKNGDMVVVNGRKQFVVNGADADCIAVAGVLNGQGALFLIPKGAKGLEVGPPFSALGYESAGICSLELKDCTVPEAQVISGLKMDDMLDTLRFWENQVLIGASLGLMKASFEEARVYAKSHKTGGRPIIAYQEVGFRLSDMLTLHQAAQLLAYRAGWMADSKDKEATALILCAKVFATEAAEKVSSDALKILGAKGFATPNPAESGFRSSKFGQIAGTSTEISRMKIGDAVLGKRK, encoded by the coding sequence ATGCAATACGAGTTTTCACAACAAAGCAACGAGCTGTTTGGAGCCCTGGAGTCCGTTATTTCCAATTTGGACATAAAGGATGGGCAAGCGGACGACTCCCTGTTGAGAAGCGCCGCCGCCTCCCTGGCGTCCACCGGCTACCTGAACCTGGGCCTGAGCGAGGCCGGAGAATCGCCCGCCATGTTCAAGGCCATGGAAGCCGCGGCCGCGGCATCGCCCTCCCTGTACCTGAAGCTGGAAGTCAGCGCGCGGGTTTTCGGTCGGGTCGTGGCCCGGTGGGGAAGCGACTGGCAAAAGGAAAAAATCCTTTCGCCGCTGCTTTTCGGCGAGCTTTTGGGAACCCTGGCCTTGTCCGAGGAATCCCTGAATGTGGACAACGACCCCTTGCAAACCATGGGCGAGAAAAACGGCGACATGGTTGTCGTAAACGGCCGCAAACAGTTTGTGGTGAACGGCGCGGACGCCGACTGCATAGCCGTCGCCGGAGTCCTGAACGGGCAGGGCGCCCTGTTCCTCATTCCCAAAGGCGCCAAGGGGCTGGAGGTCGGGCCTCCGTTCTCCGCCCTGGGTTATGAAAGCGCCGGCATTTGCAGCCTGGAGTTGAAAGACTGCACCGTCCCCGAAGCTCAGGTCATCTCCGGGCTGAAAATGGACGACATGCTGGACACGCTCCGGTTTTGGGAAAACCAGGTGCTCATCGGCGCCAGCCTGGGCCTGATGAAAGCCTCCTTTGAAGAGGCCCGCGTTTACGCAAAGTCCCACAAGACCGGCGGCCGCCCCATCATAGCCTATCAGGAAGTGGGATTCCGGCTGTCCGACATGCTCACCCTGCATCAGGCCGCCCAGTTGCTGGCATACCGGGCCGGGTGGATGGCCGACTCCAAGGACAAGGAAGCAACCGCCCTGATCCTGTGCGCCAAGGTTTTTGCCACCGAAGCTGCGGAAAAGGTTTCCAGCGACGCCCTGAAAATTCTGGGCGCCAAGGGTTTTGCAACGCCCAATCCCGCCGAATCCGGCTTTAGAAGCTCCAAGTTCGGCCAGATCGCCGGAACGTCCACGGAAATCAGCCGCATGAAAATCGGGGACGCGGTCCTGGGCAAGAGAAAGTAA